Proteins from a single region of Argiope bruennichi chromosome 6, qqArgBrue1.1, whole genome shotgun sequence:
- the LOC129972641 gene encoding uncharacterized protein LOC129972641, with translation MENPAHVYTTGIPMSEKGNFAHNKYGCEDGETLDDASLVKAVEHEYPNNSQEVICDSTSENADYINSIQDGFQQSEILCGFVCDAGLQSSDLPLENTSMEVESIQDSDTNIKFPDSPGSSFPCKIETFSAIEGLVQGFDEQIDNYLLSDFQKENKTESEDGSHALEEEQRNVTEAISAIAKSFGLEDLLPENFQVDENKDLTTAVASENLCGDGSDNIGDLSLGDFEKCDGLHSPGSSLDLVEQLPDDAHNFELVNSLEMLTSPSQSGNQPLDQDLSCKYTSLKDGDKFFVNSKDEFEFKEEMNTLVNNDPNNCDLYQNNIIKSVTEDNANLPPDFKFKESDSNCVSQINNLCEVGDELICDIPTVRITDVEAVDSSDINQNCSSAGTVLITRDKASKKMQIVLTLDQGQQIYDIETESIDVNEQSLDLDLHNTLAEEHFQNSEQHSIELNDGDSQELIEYSVEQESDKSNDYIEEDDTMSFVPSTFVELVSDVPVTINKGRKGKTWVCPVEGCGQILDKECKLRVHMITHKSGIRPFKCEYEGCDWAFTTPYRLRRHAETHLGSKDFICDFEGCNRKFTTVYNLKTHKKRHKWPNSLTCPSKDCKLSFDNRRKLELHLRVHKEVEAPYKCSLCGKQYYSANCIASHYRTHQYSEDDFKCPFEDCGKIYDKICRLRQHIRHHTGERPYACPAEGCKWSFMSASKLTRHMRKHTGERRFTCTEPGCGKSFMRPEHLKGHVVIHSGDKPFHCPHENCSAKFTAKSSLYVHVKKHCPSVLKVVYPCPIRSCVKKYNSKATLKQHLQKFHPEEIGEGKELNISEKLELTMPVSLVNQNSESSSGYLELDDGIADDPSADLQLQLFQNSDALMHEEEDTFSLTTSSPSGKVKKVKTKGSSKSSRSKAQNRASVKVSGMENPKSVRTSEKLIQENRSGCARTDYCCNHSLELKKPEQTINFETLNQNSIDNQDIKSFLSNSQLSSGIKSSDVMLTSSIIFHDQSSEHLLKSNFLHDDCSTNHSLYHDDSILASSSAFEAELMPVSLLSDGVESDESVLNHSSSVVFSEQNSVDAFADSIHLLD, from the coding sequence ATGGAGAACCCCGCGCACGTTTACACAACGGGGATTCCAATGTCAGAGAAAGGAAATTTTGCTCATAATAAGTATGGCTGCGAAGATGGTGAGACGTTAGATGATGCATCTCTTGTAAAAGCTGTTGAGCACGAGTATCCAAATAATTCTCAAGAAGTTATTTGTGATTCCACCTCCGAGAACGCTGATTACATCAATTCAATTCAAGATGGCTTCCAACAATCTGAGATCCTCTGCGGTTTTGTGTGTGATGCCGGTCTGCAATCTTCTGATCTTCCTTTGGAAAACACATCCATGGAAGTGGAATCAATTCAAGATTCGGACACTAATATTAAATTTCCCGACTCTCCTGGATCATCATTCCCATGTAAAATTGAAACCTTCTCGGCTATTGAAGGTTTGGTACAGGGTTTTGACGAACAGATAGACAATTATTTACTAtcagattttcaaaaagaaaacaaaacagaatcCGAAGATGGATCGCACGCATTAGAAGAGGAACAAAGAAATGTAACTGAGGCAATATCTGCTATTGCAAAGAGTTTTGGTTTGGAAGATTTACTGCCTGAAAATTTCCAAGTcgatgaaaataaagatttaactaCGGCAGTTGCAAGTGAAAATCTTTGTGGCGATGGAAGTGATAATATTGGTGATTTATCTCTTGGcgattttgaaaaatgtgatgGATTGCATTCTCCAGGGTCATCTTTAGATCTTGTTGAACAGTTACCTGATGATGCACACAATTTTGAACTTGTTAATAGTTTAGAAATGCTGACATCTCCTTCACAATCTGGGAATCAACCCTTAGATCAGGATCTTTCTTGCAAGTATACGTCACTGAAAGATGGTGATAAATTCTTTGTTAATAGCAAAGACGAATTTGAGTTCAAAGAAGAAATGAATACTTTAGTAAATAATGATCCTAACAATTGtgatttgtatcaaaataatatcattaagtCAGTGACAGAGGACAATGCAAATTTACCAcctgattttaaattcaaagaatctgATTCTAACTGTGTttcgcaaataaataatttatgtgagGTAGGTGATGAACTTATATGTGATATACCTACTGTACGAATAACGGATGTTGAGGCTGTTGACTCTTCTGATATAAATCAGAATTGCTCATCTGCAGGTACTGTTTTAATCACTCGGGATAAAGCATCAAAAAAGATGCAGATTGTCTTGACACTTGATCAAGGACAGCAAATTTATGACATTGAAACAGAAAGCATAGATGTAAATGAACAGTCTTTAGATCTTGATTTGCACAATACACTTGCTGAAGAACATTTCCAGAATAGTGAGCAACATTCTATAGAGCTTAACGATGGTGATTCACAAGAATTAATAGAATATTCTGTTGAACAAGAATCTGATAAAAGCAATGACTATATTGAAGAGGATGATACAATGTCCTTTGTTCCTTCAACATTTGTTGAACTTGTTTCAGATGTACCAGTGACTATTAACAaaggaagaaaaggaaaaacCTGGGTTTGTCCTGTTGAAGGCTGTGGACAAATTTTAGACAAGGAATGTAAATTGCGTGTTCATATGATTACTCATAAGAGTGGGATTAGACCTTTCAAATGTGAGTACGAAGGTTGTGATTGGGCATTTACTACTCCCTACAGGTTACGACGACATGCTGAGACACATTTAGGTTCCAAGGACTTCATTTGTGACTTCGAAGGTTGCAACAGAAAATTTACCACAGTATACAATTTAAAAACCCACAAAAAGCGGCATAAATGGCCAAACTCTTTAACTTGTCCTTCAAAAGACTGTAAATTGAGTTTTGATAACCGTAGAAAATTAGAGTTGCATCTAAGGGTTCATAAAGAAGTTGAAGCCCCATACAAATGCTCATTATGTGGGAAACAGTATTATTCTGCTAACTGTATAGCATCGCATTATCGAACACATCAATATAGCGAAGATGATTTCAAGTGTCCATTTGAAGATTGTGGGAAAATATATGACAAAATCTGTCGATTGCGACAACATATCAGACATCATACTGGAGAACGACCATATGCTTGTCCAGCTGAAGGCTGTAAATGGAGCTTTATGAGTGCTAGTAAATTGACTAGACATATGCGTAAACATACTGGTGAAAGAAGATTCACTTGTACTGAGCCAGGTTGTGGAAAATCTTTCATGCGGCCTGAACATTTAAAAGGTCATGTAGTAATACATTCTGGTGACAAACCATTTCACTGTCCCCATGAAAATTGCAGTGCAAAATTTACAGCAAAATCTAGTCTATATGTTCATGTTAAAAAGCATTGTCCAAGTGTGTTGAAAGTAGTCTATCCATGTCCTATTAGATCCTGTGTTAAAAAATACAACAGCAAGGCAACTTTGAAACAGCATTTGCAGAAGTTCCATCCTGAAGAAATAGGTGAGGgtaaagaattgaatatttctgaaaaattggaATTGACTATGCCTGTATCATTGGtaaatcaaaattctgaaagCTCATCAGGATATTTAGAACTGGATGATGGTATTGCTGATGACCCATCAGCTGATTTGCAACTTCAGTTATTTCAAAACTCGGATGCCCTGATGCATGAAGAGGAAGATACTTTTTCTTTAACTACTAGTTCACCTTCAGGCAAAGTAAAAAAGGTAAAAACTAAAGGTTCATCAAAATCATCTCGAAGTAAAGCTCAAAATCGGGCTTCTGTGAAAGTAAGTGGAATGGAGAACCCTAAATCTGTAAGGACTAGTGAAAAGTTAATCCAAGAAAATAGAAGTGGCTGTGCTCGTACAGATTATTGTTGTAATCATTCTTTGGAATTGAAAAAACCTGAACAAACTATTAACTTTGAGACATTAAATCAAAACAGTATTGATAATCaagatattaaaagttttctgTCTAATAGCCAGTTAAGTTCTGGAATTAAATCATCTGATGTAATGCTCACATCATCTATCATTTTTCATGATCAGAGCtctgaacatttattaaaaagtaactttttgcATGATGACTGCTCAACAAATCATAGTTTATATCATGATGATAGTATTTTGGCAAGTAGTTCAGCTTTTGAGGCAGAGCTAATGCCAGTGTCGTTGTTGTCAGATGGTGTTGAAAGTGATGAATCTGTTTTAAATCATTCATCGAGTGTAGTTTTCTCTGAACAAAATAGTGTTGATGCTTTTGCAGATTCAATTCATTTGTTAGATTGA